In Shouchella patagoniensis, the following are encoded in one genomic region:
- a CDS encoding tripartite tricarboxylate transporter substrate binding protein, whose translation MGIKKLIICMCSVTATALLTLLLTPISFQAMSFGNENILPTDEQIENYPTKPIEVVVPTGAGGDTDLGARVLGQYIGDELGRPLVVTNIAGAAGSLGSREVVEADPDGYQILFFHNNLLINYLYGMSDFNHQDFKIAAVSLFDHGDTFIVSDDAPFSDATELADESKDIPGELSFATEIGGYTHLQMMAYEDATGADFRLIDVGGASDKIVALLGGQVDVVPTAYGITVDYLENGDFKSVGVLSEESSELYDQVPTFKEQGIDIEFEKFFFFAFPKETPDEIVMKFSEAVKEVVENNEEYQERAAGYYTIPTYMTPEESTLYMDEVSNYYETLIKRLENQAN comes from the coding sequence ATGGGAATTAAAAAACTAATAATCTGCATGTGCAGTGTAACGGCTACTGCGCTACTAACATTGTTGTTAACGCCGATCTCTTTTCAAGCAATGAGTTTTGGAAATGAGAATATCCTGCCTACTGATGAGCAAATTGAAAATTATCCAACAAAGCCAATTGAGGTCGTTGTTCCAACTGGGGCTGGGGGAGATACGGACCTAGGTGCAAGAGTACTCGGTCAATATATTGGAGATGAACTAGGCAGACCACTAGTCGTTACAAATATTGCTGGGGCTGCTGGGAGCTTAGGGAGTAGAGAAGTAGTTGAAGCAGATCCAGATGGATATCAAATCTTATTTTTTCACAACAACCTTTTGATTAACTATCTTTATGGAATGTCAGATTTTAACCATCAAGATTTTAAAATAGCCGCTGTTTCCTTATTTGATCATGGTGATACGTTTATTGTAAGTGATGATGCGCCATTCTCTGACGCTACTGAACTTGCTGATGAATCTAAGGATATTCCTGGTGAATTATCATTTGCTACTGAGATAGGAGGATATACTCATCTTCAAATGATGGCATATGAAGACGCTACTGGAGCTGATTTCCGTTTAATCGATGTTGGTGGTGCATCTGATAAAATTGTTGCTCTGCTCGGAGGACAGGTCGATGTGGTCCCAACAGCGTATGGTATCACCGTTGATTATTTAGAGAATGGAGACTTTAAAAGCGTAGGAGTCCTTTCAGAAGAAAGTTCGGAGTTATATGATCAAGTACCTACATTTAAGGAACAGGGTATTGATATTGAGTTTGAAAAATTTTTCTTTTTCGCATTTCCTAAAGAGACTCCTGATGAAATTGTGATGAAATTCTCTGAGGCTGTAAAAGAAGTAGTTGAAAATAACGAAGAATACCAAGAAAGAGCAGCTGGATATTACACGATTCCTACTTATATGACACCTGAGGAATCTACGTTATATATGGATGAGGTAAGTAATTATTATGAAACACTTATCAAAAGACTAGAAAATCAAGCGAATTAA
- a CDS encoding mannonate dehydratase — MKISVTTTKFDLTDGDLKQMSQLGIDCVDFGTGSSFPGVKEQGFPDLDALLKMKKRIRSFGLDINRVTLPNLSLDYMNNVDGSISEIDNSVNAIKVFGEAGIPIVRQRFSGDTYNHLTQSYKARQRGGALARGESLILSNEPYSVPGLESQEKYWERFLLAYQHLVPASEDANVKLGMHPSDSPLQGTPFGGLGYRRIIDEFPSKNVGYIYCIGTRSEEGGSSLVTDELNQYGRKNRLFLVHFRNVRGSLPTAGAFEEALLDDGDMNMFKLLLELKKVGFDGCLNPDHVPVLEGDSPDLDKNWAHSNIGWSYGSIGFAYSIGYIKALLTALTEFEG, encoded by the coding sequence ATGAAAATATCTGTTACGACAACCAAATTTGATTTAACTGATGGAGACTTAAAGCAAATGAGTCAGCTAGGTATTGATTGTGTTGATTTTGGAACTGGTTCATCTTTTCCGGGAGTAAAAGAACAAGGTTTCCCCGATTTAGATGCATTATTAAAAATGAAAAAAAGGATTCGTTCTTTCGGGTTGGATATTAACCGCGTTACTCTTCCTAACCTTTCTCTTGATTATATGAATAACGTGGATGGTAGCATTTCTGAAATCGACAATTCTGTAAACGCTATCAAGGTTTTTGGTGAAGCAGGTATTCCTATTGTACGACAGAGATTTTCTGGGGATACTTACAACCATTTGACTCAAAGTTATAAAGCACGCCAAAGGGGTGGTGCCTTAGCTAGAGGAGAGAGCTTAATTTTAAGCAATGAACCCTATTCAGTACCTGGTCTCGAATCCCAAGAAAAATATTGGGAGCGCTTTCTACTGGCTTATCAACATCTAGTGCCTGCTAGTGAAGATGCCAATGTAAAATTAGGAATGCATCCCTCTGACTCCCCGCTTCAAGGCACTCCATTTGGCGGACTTGGTTATCGTCGAATTATTGATGAATTTCCAAGCAAAAATGTTGGCTATATTTATTGTATCGGCACCCGGTCTGAAGAAGGTGGAAGCTCTCTAGTAACGGACGAGTTAAATCAATATGGCAGAAAAAACCGTTTATTTTTAGTTCATTTTCGCAATGTAAGAGGATCACTTCCTACTGCTGGAGCATTTGAGGAAGCATTGCTCGATGACGGTGATATGAATATGTTTAAGCTGCTACTTGAGTTAAAAAAGGTCGGCTTTGATGGTTGTTTGAATCCGGATCACGTACCCGTTCTTGAAGGAGACAGTCCTGATTTGGACAAAAACTGGGCCCATTCCAACATCGGATGGAGCTATGGAAGTATTGGTTTTGCCTATTCAATTGGCTACATCAAGGCTCTACTTACTGCTTTAACTGAATTTGAAGGCTAA